GTGATGGGTAAGCAATGTTCTGCCCTGAGCACAGGAGAGGGAGGAAGCTGCTGCCCCCATCTCCACCCATCACCTCACATCCCTGTACCCCCTCACATATCCCCCCCCCACCTTGCTGCTGTTTACCTCTAGAGGaatgtttttcttataattaacCAGGTGCTATGGTTCAAATGTATGCCTCCAAAGtttatgtgttggaaacttaactTTGAATCCCTTGCTTTGGATTCCCTGAACAAGAGTCATTCAGGAGCTGTAGGAAGCCTGGAGCTAGCATGGGCTCTCGGAGACGCCCCTTCTGGGCCAGGGAGGAGCGGGCAGGTGAGCCTGCTCCACAGGCAGAGGTGGGCTCTGCTGTTGGAGGCTGCAGCTCAGAGGGGCCTAGACAGCCTCCCCTCCCCAGTCCTTCCCCTGGCCATGTGGGGGCCAGGAGGGCTGTGGGGAGCTCTGCTGGGGTCTGCCATCTGCTGCTGCAAACATCTGCATTTGCTGCCTTCCACGCAGACCAGATGAGTGAGCTGTCTATCCTTCCTCCTCCCGCTCCTTCGTGAAGGCTACTCAAATGAGCAAGCAGCTGCAGCCAGATGTCCAAGTAAGGGGCAGACATATCTGCAAGCCCCAGAGTACCCTGCAGGTGTGCCCTGCTTCAGGAAAACCCAACAGGAACAAAGTCGTACTTGCAAAGCAGACTCCTGCAGGTGATGTCTCTCTCTCCATCGCACAGATGGATGATTCTTCCCTCTGTGGGTTCTAGGTTCCTAACCAGAAGAAGAGGATCTATTAATTGAATCACCTGAAGCTTTTTTGATATTTCCCTGATCACTCACCATATCTCCCACTCCCAGAGAAAACAGATTTGGGGAGAAGAGTTAGTTAAAAGAGGTCCCGAGGGTTTGAGTGATACTGGGAGAATCTCTCCTCACTCTCTGTTCCACTGCTATCCTTGTGCGTTTCAGCTTTGATTCAAAAACCAGTCTTTAACAAACTAGTACATCCTCTGCGGAAAGTGGTATGGAGAGTCctcgaagaactaaaagtagacctactattgatcctgcaatcccatcactaggtacctgcccaaaagaaaaaaagacattttacccatagggacatttgcactcgaatgttcataacagctcaattcacagtggcaaagacgtggaaacaacccaagtacccttcaatccacgaatggattaaccaactgtggtataaatagaccatggaatactattcagccgtaaaaagaTGATGATCTCCTTTCTTTGGCAACAAcctagatggatttggagaacattctcctatgtgaagtatcacaagaatggaaaaacaagcatcacatgtgctcagtactaaattggaactagtagattaactACAGGCTCTcgtgagaaagaaaaaacaattgatTTCAAATAAGGGTGAGAGGGAAGGAGTTGGGTAAATAATGGGAATATTGGGTATATTGGACACCTTCTAGGTGAAGAACATAGCTATAAGTTGGACTTTAACCatataaaagcaaactatgtaacctaattgtatgcacctccatattaatcagaaataaaattaaaaaaacaaatgcagaTTTGCTGGGCGGGGGGAAATCCAGTACCTACTATGGTTGAGAAGGATTTTAAAGCTGAACGTTCCATATCACAGTGCATTTAAAGACCAGTTAGAAATGACGTTTAAACAcctgagaaaataatataaagggATTACTatctatttaaatattaaaaattttataaattaggtCCAGAACACATTCTTTCTATAAAATGAGCATATCTAAGGCAAGCTCCTGCTtccacagaaataattttatttcatagaacAATCTATTTGTGAGCGGGAAGGAACCTTTAAAAATCCAAACAGTCTCCTTTAagtaaaggaggaggaggaaggttgACACGCTTCTCCCAGTTTGTGCTGGGAGTTGCCTATCAGTTCATGTCTTTATATCCACACAGAGAAGGTAAGCCCCTTTCTGCTCAGTTACCAGGTCTGCTTTGTTTGTTGCTATAATTCCAGAGCTCAGAGCAGTCTATGTTTGCTGAATGACTGAATGAGCATGTGAATGGATCTACCAGTGGATGGTATTGTGGGCATCTGTGAGAATGCACtgatgtgtacatatgtgtgtcaTTTTAACATGTCCACTTCTGTGCATAATATATACATTACTAATGCATGTTTTTATGGATTGAccgtttatttttagagatgaccTAAATATACATTCAAGTGCTGCCAGCTAAGATAATTCCACTGAGGCATCAGGCCTGgtgttattatatattataactaAGGATACAAGGGATACATATTAAACTTGCAAATCCTAGAAGACTAGTGCCAAGAGATGCTCTGAAAaacaaagtttcttctttttttttttaataaaaaaaattgtgtttacttagaagcattcagaatgtcaacaaaacagctgcaactttttgttTGCAATTACAGactggtattcagttaacagaacaacaattatttcgtataagctgcatcagagacaactgaagatgaaaaaaccaCCATCCCcgtatataactaatttgtgctgtgcaccaataagaacctgctttaaatttccacgccaatttacaacccccatactgtaccaggcaaggttagtggctattgagaataccaccaggacagggctatctaaagacacattcggtagtgtgttaactataccaaaaaagacactgtacagtttaaaaacaaatcttacacagccttacatttcaatttttttctttaaaaggagtgagttgtgtacaggggggttaaatgctttatagacaagaaaaaaaactgcgctagaaccaacttattcatcatcatcatcttcatcttcatcttcatcttcttcatcttcctcctcctcttcatcctcttcgtcttcctcatcttcctcctcttccttctttttcttgcttttttcagccttgacgactccctttttcgctgcatcaggctttccttgagctcggtctgcagcaatatccttttcgtagttttccttcagctttgcagccttcttttcatcaggctgcttgtcctccgcagcagtgttattccacatcccccccagcttctttgcaacatcaccaatggataggccaggatgttctcctttgatttttgggcgatactcagaacagaacaagaaaaaggccgaaggaggcctcttgggtgcattgggatccttgaacttcctttttgtttcccctttaggagggatataggttttcatttctctttcataacgggccttgtccacctttgccatatcttcaaattttcctctctctgtagcagacatggtcttccacctctctgagcacttcttagaaaactctgagaagttgactgaagcatctgggtgcttcttcgtgtgctcctcccgacaagtttgcacaaagaatgcatatgatgacattttgcctctcggcttcttaggatctcctttgcccatgtttagttatttttcctcagcgaggcacagagtcgcccagtgcccgtccggctctcacttgccctggcgctgtctctatggagctcaatgtactcAACAAAGTTTCTATGgtcaaataaatttgggaaatttgtcattaaacagaacaaaacaggCCTCTAAATGTGGGATGTCTCAGAGATTTTAAATGCCAGAGTGGGTGGTTTCTCTCTAAATATGGAAAGAATATGCAGCATTCCTCAAACTCATTTGACTTTGGGATGCTTCTGGACTGCTTTTGGGGGGAGGATTTTGCAGCAAATGCAGGTAAATGCTGAATAGAAGAATTTCACTTGGAGTAAGAAGAATTAATCCTGGCGGATATTAGAGAGAGCTAGAAGCAGGCAGAGGCATGCAAGCTGTAGAAAttccttcttttcattcattcactacaCAACATACATTTTTGCACACCTATTAAGAGCCAAGCTTTGTGAATGACACCGAGGATAAGAAGATGGGTGAGGAATGAGCTGCCATCTCAATTTCACACCCCCAAGGAAAATCAGAATCCTGGGACTTCCTGCTGCAAATGTAAGAAGCCCCATTAAACTGGCAAGCCAAAAAAGTGAAAGTTACAGACACAAACATTTGAGAAGTCCATAGAATGGATGGGAAGGTGaaataagaaattattataaaCATCCAAGGAACATATACTAATAATGAGATTCTGGATGACAAAGTTAGGGTGAGATACAAGAAATATTTCACCCGTGGGACAATCAATACATGACCTTAGCATGCTGTCTTATTCAGGCACTCGGGGGACATGGAAGAGACAAATACAAGACATGGTTTGGACCCTGGAGGAGTTTACATCTAGTTGATTCACTAACAACCATCTCCTTAACCAGGCTCAACTTTGTCAGGAGCAAATACAACCCAAGATTGAAGGGAGTAAATGAAAAGGCCACTCGCAGCCAGATTTCTTACAGAAcacagaaaggagaagggaaagacCGGCCTGCTCCTTTCATCCCACTTGTCACAAGATGATATCACTAGGCAAGTGTAGGACATGCTGGTTTAACATCACCATCCCCATCTTCTCTACACATCCACCAGAGTGTCTGAAACACCATGCCACTATTGGGAGTAACTCacttgggtttattttttttcttttttttttattgttaagtcatagctgtgtacattagtgcggtcaaggggtacaatgtgctggtttcatatacaatctgaaattctcatcaaactgttcaacgtagccttcatggcattttcttagttattgtatgtaggcatttgtattctgcctttagtaagtttcacctgtacccgttctaagatgcaccgtaggtgtggccccacccattaccctcccttcaccaaaacctcccccctcccttccttggtcctgtcctcatagtcttgtgctatagttgggttatagccttcatgtgaaagctgtaatttagcttcatagtcgggctgagtacattggatactttttcttccattcctgagatactttgctaagaagaatatgttctagctccatccatgtaaacacgaaagaggtaaagtctccatctttctttttgctgcataatattccatggtatacatgtaccataatttgctagtccattcatgggtcactgggtactggggcttcttccatgacttagcaattatgaattgggctgcaataaacattctggtacagatgtctttgttatattgtgattttttggtcttctgggtataaacctagtaaagaaattataggattgaatggcaggtctatttttaggtctctaagtattctccaaacatccttccagaaggaacgtattagtatgcattcccaccag
The sequence above is a segment of the Nycticebus coucang isolate mNycCou1 chromosome 4, mNycCou1.pri, whole genome shotgun sequence genome. Coding sequences within it:
- the LOC128584515 gene encoding high mobility group protein B1-like; this encodes MGKGDPKKPRGKMSSYAFFVQTCREEHTKKHPDASVNFSEFSKKCSERWKTMSATERGKFEDMAKVDKARYEREMKTYIPPKGETKRKFKDPNAPKRPPSAFFLFCSEYRPKIKGEHPGLSIGDVAKKLGGMWNNTAAEDKQPDEKKAAKLKENYEKDIAADRAQGKPDAAKKGVVKAEKSKKKKEEEEDEEDEEDEEEEEDEEDEDEDEDDDDE